ctcttattattattattacatatgtgCGTGGATGAGCACACGGACCACCTGATTTTGaaaggttaccggagcctatagacatctacaacgtaaatgccgccacctaccttgagatataagttctaaggtctcagtatagttacaacggctgctccaaacttcaaaccgaaacgaattactgcttcccgACAGAAATAGATGAAATTCTGATTTGTATACCGTGCACTACCAGGCATTGGCATGTCAGGTGTACATAAAAACCAATGTCAGTTTGTTTGCCTGTCTGTCCATTTACAATAcctataaaattttcattttggaGAGAATGCGATGTCATGACAGTCACAGATtcgttaaatatattattttgtgaaCATTAATTAGTTACAACTTTCAGATGAGGGCTTCTCGTTATTCGCGTTTCACGGTAAACTCAACGAGGAAATGGAAGGCTTAGAGGCCGGCCATTGGTCCAGGGACATCACGAAGCCAAAAAACGGAAGATGGATATTCAGAGATCGAAATGCTGCGCTGAAAGTCGGAGATAAGATTTACTTTTGGACTTTTGTCATAAAGGACGGCTTAGGATACAGACAGGATAACGGGGAGTGGACAGTTGAAGGTGAGAATCGTCGATTATGGCACCTTACACCAATAAATATAGTCGAAGGATATTCTCCATGCTTCGTTTTTACTTCACCTGTAGTTACTTGTGGTAGCTATGCGCGTTTTAAGACCGCGCGGTTATATACCAAACTTTTTATCctttattactagtggtaggacgtcttgcgagtccgcacgggtaggtactaccaccatatctatttctgccatgaagagaacgtaacgcgtttcggtttgaaggggggagCAGTTGTTATAATGTAAAAACTGAGcgcttagaactatatctcaaggtagatggcggcatttacgttgtacatgtctatgggctccagtaactaattCACACCCGATGGGCCGTGGGTTCGTCCAcccttttaagcaataaataaataaaaaagtatacgGATAGCTTCCGTCCTACTTACTATTGTCGCCAAGCAGTCGTCGCTTTTGGTTTGACAGTTGACAGCCGATACACAACGTACTGTCATTGTCGTTGTCATGTCTTAGCCttttttattgaactttaaacgggtggaagagctcacagctgacctggtgttaagcggttaccggagcccgtagacatcagcaatgtaaatgccactgcTCGCTGCAAGTCGAAACgcgctactgcttcacggcagacacaggtggtggtacttacctgaGTGGgatcacaagacgccctaccacgtTTAATTACGCCATTTACCATTATCAACGGTTCCCAGTTCCAGTCCAGATTATTAAAGTTGTTTGTATTCGCGACATAACTTCAAAGAAAGAACTTGTCTTAAGTCAAGAACCAGTGAAAGCATTCCTATCATTTAGaatatcaaacaaacaaaataaacgaAGTTCAAAGCCTACACGCAATATATTTGGTGAATCGAGACGAATATAAACATAATCAAGACAGCGGGGTCAGCTGAGATCATCAGTgtaattaagtaaaataaatatttatctctAACCATACGATTGTTCACAATGTGATAGCATAAACGGTTTATGTAACGTTAATACGCATATAAGATGATGCTTAAAGTTACCACAGAATGATAGGTTGTTCCTTGCATGCAATTTGTTCCATTCCAGTTCCTGTGACCATTCTATACAAACAAAACTGTGCACCTTTGGCTACAAGGGAAGTTCACAGAGGCTCACAGAATccctattttataaatttaaataaaaagttttacctatgaagttgccgtttcACAATGTTCTGGCcatttgatattaatttatgtCTGGCAATAACTTAAAagttcaaatgaattttattttaaaaatatggaattatcttttaaattacattaattaattattgattacTGTTTTGTTGTCGCTACATTTGTAGGGTTTTGGATGGGATGAACTATCGTGCTGGTAGCGCACGCATGAACGTATTATGGTATGCCTTGCGTTGCCTAACAAACTTTTAATCAATATGCGAACTTGCAATGAATAATTGACTCTTTTTGATAATTGTGTGTGTGATGATTGTGTGTTCAGCAGCTAGGCAATGCTCCAAACAAAAACTTACTCCTAAAAATTCATGGTCATTGTATAGAGGATCATCAAAGTAAGTAGCTACAAATGGCATCAGCTTTACTCCGAGAAGCTCACGTATCTTCGGCTGGCCTTGTTTAATCGCTCGTCCTCGCTGCTCCTACAGGACAGTGCTCGATCTTATACAGCACAACAGACGGTCTCTAAGTAATAAATGCTCGGGAGTTTTGTGTCATCCACTGTGCTCACCAGATCTAACAGCAACAGTAACAACCTACTTCtacttgtaaaattaataaaaaaaatatatataataaaaaaaaatattgccattgtaggcagacgagcatatggcccacctggtggtgagtggttaccgtcgcccgtggacttcagcaatgccaggggcagagccaagccgctgcctaccgctacgtatttaaaaaatccCTTTAGCTTTAAACCGCAACATTATAGgtaaatacttaatattaaaaagtggCTTTTAATAAAAAGGCTATATacaaaatttgttttcaattagGTTTCGTAGATGAAGCCGGTAATCCAGTAAACACAGAGGGCTCTGAAATAACACCAGGAGTAGAATTCACCAGCACCAGTCTGAACCCAGAGTCCCCTCAGTCTATACCCAATCAGCCTCCAGACAGCCTGCCCGCTAAACCACCATCTGAAGGCTATCCCTGTGAGCTATCGCTATCCACAGTCTCAGTACCTGGTTTTGTATGCAAAGGGCAGCTGCTTTTCGAAGATCAGTTCAATATACCAATACACAAAGGGAAAATTTGGGTACCAGAAGTAAAGTTCCCTGGTGAACCGGTAAGTAAAAACACCAATGCCTCATAGACCACACTAACTTTTCTAAGTAttgatacaaataaataaaaccaggAACGGCTGTAGCTAAAATATTTTTGGAGGTCCGTATAcgagtatatttttaaaaaatgctAGCTTGTGTTAGTCTCAGAAGGGtagatttcaaaattattttaaaggctCTAGAAGGTCTGAAGAGATGAGCTGGTTCACCAACAAGTGATTACCGGATCCGGGCATCACAATGTTGTCAATaatttgagatatgaggtcaaaTTCTATTAATTCAATATTGTATTGGAACCTATCTGCTCCTCGACAAATATATTGAGATTTAATAATAGCTCTTCTATTGAAGAAGGTCTTACAAAATTCACATTAAAGAAACGGTGAAATTAAAGGCTTTTGTTCCTTAGacatgtggttaccggagctcatagacatgacTGAGCGAATGCTAAATAGCCTGAAGTCAACAGTTCAAGTACCAATTGCATTCTATAACGGCTGACATCTCATACCGAGACGTTGGactgcttcgctgcagaaatagacCACTAGTAATTTATGAAGAAGGTATCGTGACGATATCACAATGTCTTAATGACGAAGCTCTTGATCTCTTATTACTCTTTAACAGGATTTTCCCTTCAACGTATACCTAACCGATAATGCAGAAGTCAACGACGGAAGGCTGATTATAAAACCAACTACCTTGGAGTCAAAGTATGGCGAGGATTTTGTTCGACAATCTTTGGATCTGTCAGAGAGGTAAATGTCAGTATTGGAGGTCTTATGACCAGAAAAAAAGTTGCGCTCAGTTCACacaaacgtattttatgtaTCCTATCCGGGTATTCTTAAACTTATACTCTTGCCTTTCCTTTACTGATGTGCTTAATGCAGAAAAGTGAGAACATGTGAATTAGTTGTACATTAAACTATTCATTTCTTCTACTACCAGACCAGTTGTCTAACTAGGAAACAAAAATATGAGTACAACAAATATGAAATAGTGATTTATgctaaaatatgaattaaataatttcacgGAACACGATAAgtcctaaacaataaaatagcaTCTACCTGAATTTATATCGAATATTAATTTGCTGAGTTACATTAGTAGATCTTAATGGATTTAACAAGTTCACATCAACACATATTAAAAATCAGTAATCCGTTCTTACCATTCAACAATACGAATCCTAATCGCtatcaattgttttttattttattaacatgagttctaagttctcagtatagttacaacagttgtcccacccctcaaaccgaaacgcttctgctgcttcacggcagaagtaggaaaggtggtggtacctacccgtgcggactcacaagacgtcctaccaccagtaaaaaatcggTATCGATACCGATTGCATTGTATGGCATTTTAATGTTGGCAGTTCATTTTGAAATACCTGTGAGATTAAGCCGCCGCTTAATACTAAATGAGTAATGAAAGATTACTTTCAGATGCACTGGAACCGTAGGAACAGCTCAATGCTTGCGAGAAGCTTCTGGTCCTCTTATTTTGCCACCCATAATAACTGCGAAAATCAGCACTCGGCATCAATTTGCCTTCAAATATGGACGTGTCGAGATCAGAGCTAAAATGCCAAAAGGAGATTGGCTTTATCCTGGTAAAAATATTCAATGCGTGACATAATGGACTAGGCGTTCGGCGCCCGGTTTTCAATCGAATATAAGCCTAGTAAATGCTAGCTTGACAATTCTTTTGAATTTGCAGAAATATTGCTCGAACCTCGTGATAATATATATGGTGTCCGGAACTACGCTTCGGGGATATTAAAAATCGCTAGCGTCAAAGGAAACGCTGAATTTTCAAAGAAACTCTACGCAGGTCCTATAATGACTGGATCTGATCCTTATAGGTACACTAATTAATTTATCCTATTACATTTTTTCTCGAAATGACATCGAGATTGAATCGAGATGTCTATTCCTGTGTGTGTGTCACACCTTCACTACGAAACGAGCCCATATTGGTCGGCCGCGATACTTTCAGCTGGTGTGAACGAAGAAAACTATGGACTATGGACATAGTTTTCTAGTTCTCGCCGTTGCGgaccgattttttttagatGTTTATAAAAGTTCTATAAATTGTATATATGCAGTATATTTTCACAAAGTTATAGCATTTAATCTACCCTAGTGCTGATATGTCAAGAAAGGTCTACCATGAACTGTTAGAAATATCATTGGGGGCGCAGATGAaggtttacaattttatttgccGCAGCTAAGGGTAACATTACCTGTACCATAAGTGGTTTTAGTAACGGTAACttcatgggcgacgataaccacgcaccatcaggtgggccgtatgctcctctgcccacaagggtaataaaaaaaaagatgtgtccgcgaagaattattttcaaaatgcaGTCACAGAAATGTGTGAAAtggtataaattttaaattgtgaaaTTTTACTAGGACCTATACTGACTCTTTATACCAATGTTTTGCTGTGGGAAAAATTCTGCAAAGCAACCTCAATCCACGGTATAAGAGAAAAGAGACAAATAATCCAATTGTTACCTCATTAACCATATTATGACGTGGTATCAAGAagtaaatttacattaaaacatatttcaGATCTTTTTATCTTAAAGAAAACATTGGGTACGAATCATGGAATAACGATTTCCACAACTACACCCTAGAGTGGAGACCAGGTAAGCTTGAAATACATAATCAGATACTTAAGGCGCTGTGCAATTTCAAGTTGACACGAGCTTTGTAAACGGCTCACTGATCTTGACGTAAAGTTGAAAATAGCATTGTCATAGCGTGAAGCTAGTAGCAAAGCGTcatgtgagcccgcacgagtgggtaccactaccctgcctatttctgccgtgaagcagtaatgcatttcggtttgaaggtcggagcaaccgttatactgtaaaaacacatttctcaaAATGGGCGGccatgtctataggctccgatgaccacttaagaccggatgagccgtgagctcgtccacccacattgacaataaataaaaaacatatattttgacCTCTAAAGTCCAAGTTCGTTTGATTCGAATTTGTTCAAATAGTTTTTGAAGTAGTTGAAATCTATAAACGAATTACAAGAATCTTAAAAATCTATCCAAAAACTCTCTGTCATTCAATGCGAGGTTTGCGTACCTTGAAGCCTTAGttgattaaatttgaattaagaaaTACAAATTCAAAGTAATTCAAAGTAGAAGTCTACTTTAAATAGAgattaaatttagaaaaattcAAATACCTACACTGTCCGTATGAAATTGTTtagtttacattaataattattcattttatttcaaccGACAGTTTTTCTTTTTGGCATGGCTATAATGGGCGTAGTAGCCTAAAGCAATttcgttttattaaaactagatgatgactgtgctttgctcgttttttttttataacgccatcttgtttgtctttaaagcggttagttgccctcaattaagaaaaatagtattattattcgccaatagatgtcgggaagagttgattattgaaaacacgaataaaacaacattttctgaaaataaatcgtagctagatcgatttatcgcccccgaaatcccctgtatactaaattttatgaaaatcgttggagctgtTTCCGAGActcagattatatattattatattataatatacaagaatttctcGTTTAAAGCTATAAGATATATATAACAGGgccataacaaaaaatattttatatcttcaaattatcattttacattttctaaTGTTTTTTATCGTCAACAGATGGCATTACGTTGTTAGTTGATGGAGAAAGTTATGGCGAGATAAAACCAGGAGAAGGTTTTTACAACGTGGCCAACTCATATAAAGTTGAAGCAGCGCCGCAGTGGCTTAAAGGCACAATCATGGCGCCTTTTGATGAATTGGTCAGTATTTCACTACTATGAAACGTCTCCTGTGgtattaaaaatgatattatagtCACGCCTATAAGCTGATTTTGAATAAAacgacgttgactgtttaccatcAGGTTGGTCACATGGCTCTCTGCGTTCacaggaaataataaaaacaaagataacTTAGATATCCTGTCTTTAAATGGGCAACTCACACGCCAGCAAGTATCAATAAATAAGTTACACGGTGTGGGTAGAGAGCTTAGCAAAAATTGGTTAtctattgttacgcgctggggttcggaataaataaaaattctaccgaagtacaaattaacactgtcttaacacttagaacactcacagaacactttaaaattcttaattcacttcttccgcttcgcttcaggtgatccgttcgctatttcgcttcgagtagttctgatCACTAAcgccttcgtgtcatctctgcaacgcttttatagtcgataccaaaTCCCTAGAACTTTCGAAAACATTCTGGGCAAATCGAGTAGCTTCTATGTGTTTgcgctatttgacaatagatggcgttgtacttctcgagcgttctcgttCGTTTCCgttattcgacgatagatggcgatACTATTATGGGCATAAAACCATACGTCGCGTTTACAGATAACCATTTCTATAGAGTAGGAGCGAGTCTCTCTATCTATAGAAAAAATAtgcatatttaaattaacttttaataaaaaaattgcagttCTATGTGTCGATCGGTCTTAATGTGGCTGGAATCCGAGAGTTCTCCGAAGACATCTCCAATAAGCCTTGGAAAAACTCTGCCACTAAAGCAATGCTCAAATTCTGGGACGCCCGTAGTCAGTGGTTCCCTACGTGGGATGAAGATAGCGCTCTTCAGGTGGACTATGTTAAAGTTTTTGCGATATGAGGTAAGCTAATACTTTCTAGTGTCTTATAGTTGGTTGTTAGTGGTAATATCAGCTACCTATttcgatggtaaaaatgagattactggtggtaaggtaCCATCCTGCTTCTGCTCCCAAGCAATCATGAGTCCTGAACTGTTGAACCAGCATTGTACATTAAAACTGTAAGTTCGATTTTAAGCCCCAATGTGCGTAGCGTCGTATCTTAGTATGAATTAGCGgctctcctggtgttaagtggcaaccggagcccatagacatcaacaacacaaatgccgccatccacctcagcagagggtaataggaaagaaagaagaagacatCTTTGTAATTGTCActtataaaattgtattttctttgttaCAGATGCTACATCAGAGAACATAGTGGggattataataattaacaacGTACCTACTGAATGCAAAATTCGGATCCGATAAAGCGCTATCTCACTTCAAGTCATTTGCCTGCcttatttgataataaaaacCAATTTTTACCtccaatgtattattttatttcattagtaCATTACTTACTACAATACTATTGTTTACGAtctatatttttacttttttgggAACATTTAGTtgcatactatatatatattttttataatcccAAAGCGAATATTTGTTCGTGCCCTTTAGTGTCGTAAGTATGCATTATAAACGATCTTATAGATAGGGcgaatccaattttttttttaaataaaagtatttttatttattgcatacatgggtgaacgagctcacagccaatcttgtgttaagtgcttaccggatcccatcgacatttacaacgtaaacgctgccaccttgagttatgagttctaaagtatcAGTAGTAACACTACAACctttgccccaccct
The sequence above is drawn from the Bombyx mori chromosome 11, ASM3026992v2 genome and encodes:
- the BGRP1 gene encoding beta-1,3-glucan-binding protein precursor (The RefSeq protein has 6 substitutions compared to this genomic sequence), yielding MYKTCVWVLLFKIVLCYEAPPATLEAIHPKGLRVSVPDEGFSLFAFHGKLNEEMEGLEAGHWSRDITKPKNGRWIFRDRNAALKIGDKIYFWTFVIKDGLGYRQDNGEWTVEGFVDEAGNPVNTEGSEITPGVEFTSTSLNPESPQSIPNQPPDNLPAKPPSEGYPCELSLSTVSVPGFVCKGQLLFEDQFNIPIHRGKIWVPEVKFPGEPDFPFNVYLSDNAEVNDGKLIIKPATLESKYGEDFVRQSLDLSERCTGTVGTAQCLREASGPLILPPIITAKISTRHQFAFKYGRVEIRAKMPKGDWLYPEILLEPRDNIYGVRNYASGILKIASVKGNAEFSKKLYAGPIMTGSDPYRSFYLKENIGYESWNNDFHNYTLEWRPDGITLLVDGESYGEIKPGEGFYNVANSYKVEAAPQWLKGTIMAPFDELFYVSIGLNVAGIREFSEDISNKPWKNSATKAMLKFWDARSQWFPTWDEDSALQVDYVKVFAI